The Melanotaenia boesemani isolate fMelBoe1 chromosome 8, fMelBoe1.pri, whole genome shotgun sequence DNA window CTTTTGAAAAAAATTGTCTCAACTAATAGTCTGAGCTCTACAAGTGTGTCTTTAAGccagtataaataaatactacccCATTATACACTTTGTCTGATCTCCTACACATcagtgaatcattagaattttTTACAGCTAACTGCAGGGATAAGATTAATTCAGTTTTCATACCTTCACTAAGTGGATTAAACCATGTACGCGACACCACAATTTGCCTTATTAACACAAGTTAATCAGTGTTTTGTGTGTCTCCACCCATaaacctgctttgtttttgtgcagcTGCATTGATTCCTGGTCCAAGGTGAAGCCCTGCTGCCCTGAACATCCCTTTGATTGACTCACAGGTCACGTGTATTCAGCCAAGTGACCAACTCGACTCAGGTACGTGCACGTCACATTGGTGAATCATCAGCATATACAGTCACCTTTAACACTGGGCAAAGCAGTATCACAACAAGTGTCACTGGTGTTTCTTATGGTTGGTAGTCCCGACACAGGAGAGGAAAGGAAATTGTAAAGCTTATAATTAATGTGGCATAAGTAAGctatgttaaaaaacaaaaacttaaactgGTCATTTTCATTATCTGGTTCCACTGAGTTACACCTTCCCTGTAAGCTGCAAACGCAGGAAGAGTTGACATTCACCCGCATACCTCTGGCTGAGGTGGATAATGGTTCTGATATGCATGGCTGTTAGAATTAGGcaagtttgttatttttcacaaAACCAGACAGCCTACACATCTGCACGGAGAGTAAACTGCTGTCTGTGTTGCAGACAGATAAGTTAATCAATCTGATCTCTTTTGTCCAAAATTGTTTCTATCAACTTCAGATTTTCCATGTGAAACCTTTCCATCAGTAATGGcatgtttctgtaaagaaaaactgaactttCTTGCAGCCCAGAGTGCAGCACATTGAAATTAGCATATGTGCCCAGGTGTTGTGTTCCTTTTGATGTAGACCAGCGTTTATCCCTGcagtagttgttttttttttgttttgtttttttaactagtGTAAAAAGGGCTTAAGTAAAGTGGCAAATGGAGCACTGCATGCAGGTGGCTAAACACAAGTTAAAATACAATCTCATCTATCAGCTAACATCTGAAGATTAAATTTAtccatgctaaaaaaaaatatctgatgaACTAAACAAAGTCACCTGTTATAGAGGCTTGTTCTAGCTACAGAGGAAACCCACACTCACTGGGTGTCATTTCACCCAACAGTCAGAACGgtcctttttttaatctatagTTTTGTCTGTCagaaagtgttttttaaaatatcctTAATTATGTGTgcaaatgttttcctttatttatttaattttgtgcaCCTATTTACAACAGTGAAAATCTTCACTGTTTAGAAGCTAGAACGAGTATATTTTTGGCACTAAGCCTTAAAAGATGACAACTATTATTGCAGACAAATTTTCTGATTGTCATTGACACAGAAACATATTGACACATCAGCAATATCCATAAAAGATTTTCTGTTGCTGTGATACTCTAAACTTTAGAACATGTCAACATAGTGTTTAATTAAacaatatattactttttttattcacttgCCATACTCATGTAAAGGTAGTTATAATGAATTCACCATCTTTGTTGTCCTGTTGCAGACTatgtttaaatgcagttttgaaAGTTGTATTCATTTGTCTAATGgcttctattttttctttccttctagGAGACTACACTGAAtcccaataaaatacaataaaaatctgtaaTTGAACAAACAAAAGTCCACTGTCCCTCAGACGAAAATATTTGAATGGCGAACAAACGATCCCAAAAATAAGCTACAGTCGGCTTTATCCCCTGACGCTCCTAGCCTGGATCAATCCATTTGAACCTAATCCAAACCTTTTCATGCCAAACATCAATAGTATAACCAGCTGCTTTTTAATGTGTGGTTGAGTCCCTGATTGGAGCAGAAGTTCTGCCGTTTCCCCATCTTCACTGTGGACCGGGCATAGTGGAGCATCTAAAAATGATCCTCCTAAAACAATGGCACTTGCCCCATGTTAGACTTGGGGAGTAAAAGGTTATCTTTACTGTTACTCTGGCTCCTCTCCTGTGTATTTTTTAGTCCCCTTGAATGGGATCATTCATTTTATCAAGTATTTTGCAAAGCAAGTGTTCCATGTTGTACgtcaaatgaatgttttcatttctttggcTCAGCCCAAATGAACCAACCTCACACTGAAAGCGCAAAGTGTTACCACATAaggtttgttttactttaaactaGCTTGAGGGCTTCTTTTTTGGTGAATGGGGCTGTTGTCACTCTTGTTACATACTTTCCGTAACCTGTAACATTTCAGGggaaatttatatatatatattttttttcctctctttataGGTCAGTTTCTCATTGAGAGTTAGTTAGTGCAGAGTTTAACGTGCTGCTACTTGGTGTGTGTTTTGGAGGGTGGTGGGTGTTTTACAGGGCCATAGTAGCAACATGTTGGCACTAACTTGAGCACTTTGTCGAagctattttttctttctttttctgctaaAAGGTCTGGGATGACATTGTGTTTTGGCGTGTTTGTACGTGTGTTCAGATGATGACTAGGGACTGAATATGTCCTGAACATGACTGTATTTTCactgaactgtgtgtgtgtgtgtgtgtgtgtgtgtgtgtgtttactgtaaCTTGCCCTGATGTCTGCTTGGTCAAGCGGGTcatactttttcattttctgaggTCATTTCTGATTATGTTCACGCAGGGAAACACTCTGTTACAAGTTGACTTTGGTACTTTGAATGCAGGTTGGGTTTTTGTTCCCCTTCTCCCTTTTAAATCTGAAACACTCTGCGGTGTGGtctgaatttattatttatttttttggactGGGCCCTGAGCAACAATTTTGCCATCTGGTTAATGCCAGATCGGGGAGGTATAAAGGGACAGACTGACTGAGGGATGTATTTTTGGGGCATGTGTACACCATGTGGCATCTGCTTCTCTCCACAACACTGGAGGCTATGGACAGCTGATGGTTAATAATTGCATAAGTAGCCCCCTCCTTTTCCTACATTCTTTTATTTCAAGCGTTTCAGCTTTGATATTATCACATTTCTCATGATTATTGCTAAATGTGTTAAATGgctttcctgtgtgtgtgctttgtgtgtTGATTGCCTTTGCTTAGTGAAGGGGCTTTTGTGCAAAcaacatttagtctttttttttttttttttatgggctGAACTGAAGTGGAAGCCCAACAATAAGGCTGCTCAACAGACACAGTCTGACAGAAGTAGTACACAGGCATGtggaaagaacaaaaacatgaactcATTGCTTTTTGCCTTCTGCTTTAAAGTTGAGTCCATTACATGTTAAGTGTGAGGGCAGCAGCGGTATGGATCAGCTTTAAGGTCGGACATGGATTCAGCTGGCAAGTTAAGGCACCACGGCCCCTCTGGTCTCTGGTGTGCTGCAGTCTGAGGTGCTACAACTTGTCCCACCACCAGTGGGCAGCCCTGTGCATGTTtctcatatttttatatatataaataaatatattggaGAATTGGAACAAGATGCCAAAAGTCTGTGTGTGCATTGGGAGCATTGTGTGAGCGCGTGCAGAAGAGAACTTGCATTGATCGTTAGATGTTACATATGTTGTGGTGATAAGTTATGATGTATACTTTGACTGGGGGGTGGGTGTTTGTGTATGCTTGGGTGGGGGGGCGTGGGGCCGTGGAGGTTGGGTTGTCAACAAAGATGACAGACAATCCGAAACCCACATAACTCATTTACTTTCTTACCCCCTCTGAGCTGTGTGGTGCAATACCTCTATTTTTACCAATGCTAGCTAAATGCTCTGTGCTTAAACTAGCTCCTCATCAACCAAGGATggtattttatataaatgtccCTCAACTTTTGGTTTTGAATCACATGGCTCAGTGTCTGAGCTGTGCTTTGAGATCAAGGTATTGGATAAGAATGTTAAAAAGGTCATAACAGCAAAATCTGCTTCCCCGAAATATGGACAATCTGCCTTTTACTCTGGTATTAAAACtaattgaattttatttattaaattgtaaatatgtaaTGCAATTTAAGAAAATGGCTTGGTCCTTGTCTGTTAAATATACTGTTTCTAAGCTCCGATCTTTTGTATGTCTcaaattgtttttatatgtattttttacaataaatatgtgagagatgtttgtccatgtctgttttttgtgttgattttttttagtgTCTTCATGTTTGTTTGAAAGTGAGAACTTTCTATCTGAAATGTAAGAATTCTTACTTTTCTAAAATggtattttaattgttttaaatactttaaaattcTAGAGACAGGATGTTTTATCACCTGATGGATCAGTAGTATAAGTTTTCGGTACCTAAACTTTactaataaacatttacatacGAGTAGTTTCTGGTCTGAAAAGGTGAAATCTGTTTGGTggtataataaacatttcaaagagaagtcaaacatttatttaaaatagctTAAATGTAAGTTttgagttttttaaaaatatataaatagataaaagcaAGTTTTGAATATGTAATGGattgtcacccaagtcaccccAAGATGTAACATATGTTTGAACTATTTTCTCATATAATTGCAAAAATTGCCACAAGACCTTAGGATTGCATTTAGCTGcaacaactttttgtttttgctgttcaAACCACACCATGTCCTTTAAACTGTTCACCACTCTGGAGGTTTTTGCTCAAGTGACTATCAACCACTTCCTCTTTGGTGTTTTTCTAAAACCAGACCTTTCAGTTTCAGAACCTTAAGCCAGCACAGACAAGACATTAGACGTAATATTGATGGGGGTTGTTtggcagcaaacagaaaacactgaaaatagagaagaaaaaaactacatgTGAAATAGATATCAGCAGAATGTGCGCACTGTGCCGTCAGTTGGCTTTTGCAACAAGGAAATGAAACAAATCCTAAAAGAAATCCACCATTATGAGCTgcatcaagaaaaacaaacttattCTAATCTGAGGGCACTTCATATGTCTAAGACGTCctgaaaatatcacaaaactgttgttttaaagaaaaaaatcagaggTGAAAGCAGTGATAATCGCAAATCAGGAATTTCCAACACTGAGTTTTTGGACAGAAATGGTTtgcatcatttaaaaacaagcaggaaGTGAAACTTCACCACAGTTTGGTGGGACATGAACGTCATCACTGTGCAGTGAAGGCCTGCGTTTTAGTTCACCCTCACACAGGACGTTGTTGGACTGCTATGACACATGGACCTTTAGAAGAATCATCCAGGAGTAGAGGTAAGAGGATCACTCATTTTATTCTCTATGACAGAGCAAACTACTGTAACTGAGGGGCAATATGTTTAGCTATGTTCAAACTTTGGTTCATAACTAGGATTTAAAGTGTCAATTAACTCAAATAGAGCACATTCAAAAACAGCCAAGTTGACGAATTATGTTAATagtaaaataatacatttagaAGGTAAAAAGCTGTTCTGAATGGATTATTGATatacagcaaacaaacaataaatcagttttatgGATGGATCAGTTAGTTCATGAAACACTGGTTACAGTCAAAAAGATCCAGATTCAGTAATGCAGATATGAAGAGAAATGTGACAGCTGAAGCTTAGGAGGAAATCTAAACTACTATATGGACACTTAAACTATCAAAATTACCTCAGGTAAGAGACCAAGCTCCACACCACCCCCTTATGTATACTTAGTATAAAATCCATAAGAGTGCTGTATGAATGTGAGTGTGATGGGGTAACTGTTGTTGTAGTTAAATTGCTTTGAGTGGTGAAAGCATTATATAAGTACAGAACATTTGCCATTTTGTCTCCAAACCACACAGTGACAGTTCACCATCAAGCAACATatatttcatgtaaatatgTTCAAATCAAGCCATTGCTCTATTGCTACTGAAGCAAGCCCATGAAATATCAACCTGAGACAAAAGAACAACTTTgaaaatcaatcaaattttcTGAATTCTCCCCAGATTTGCAATTACGTGAtggccatgaaaaaaaaatgtgagagCCAACTGGTCAAAGTGCATGTTTTTTTGGGGGCTTCACACAAACTCAAATCAAAGCAGAGGTTTCAAAATGCTTGACCAAATGTCTCAGCCTAAATCTTCTTTAATCACCATCATAAGTTAAGATCTTGGCAGAATACAGAAAATGGTGTTGACTGATTGTGTTATTTCAGATGTACACCAGTCCCAAAAGTAACTaagtctttattgtcattttcatcTTGAAGTTGAATAAAATGTGTCATCATTACAGTTACTCTTTCTTTCTTAATCTTATtggatttaagaaaaaaatcagatgaagagcagtttattataaatattaccAAAGCAGTGAACCctttaaacatgtatttatcAACTTGTGGAATAATTATTTGACATTCAGAGCATGGCAGTTAATCATATGATTCAAGATGGCTGAATTCCATTTAGCTGCTCCTGTGTCTTGCTGTAGGTCAACATGTGAGAGCAGAGTCACTGTTAATGTATTCAGTCATGTGCTTTTCTTGTGTGTTGTTGCTCAAACTGTTTGGAAACCGTGTATTTCCAAACTCTGCATATTCTGCTCAGCCTGAGATCAtcttaattcttttcaagtaaGTAAAAAGACTAACCCTGGTTTTCCCACAATAAGTGCAAGCAGAGAGGCCCCTTAGCCAGTTTTACTTCTTCATGTCTTCTCCAGAATTGGGTAAAATTTATGTAAACCCAGAACTGCTCACTTCTGCTGGTAAACATCCTTTTTGCTTTAATTCGACTTTGGCAACCTTGACATATAATCATATATAAAATCTTCAgggattaataattaataaagcttttttatgtttcatctATCTTTCAGTTTCATCCACAATGTCAGAAACAGAATTCCTTACAATCAAACAGACTCCAGATGCTCCAGGCTATAATGCATCCTCACCACCATCGTATTCCTACCAAGGCGAGCAGCCTCCACCTTACTCTGCAGCTCCAGCAACGTACAATCCATCCAAACCAGAGACTGCTTCCACCTCTCAGCCCTACGGTGGATACGAGTCTTTCAGAGACATAATCCCAGAGGCTGCAACAGAAACCACTCCAATTATATCCTCATTGTCTTTTGATGACGATACAGTGAGGAGAGGGTTTGTTAGAAAGGTTTGTGTATTCCCACTTTTGATTGATAGCTTTAAGAATATGCAATAGATTCTTTTTGTGGGATCAGGTTGACTTTATATGAGTGTGTTtggaaaaatacaaacacatgaACTCTCACTTTCTGTGGTGTTCAGAGGACTGAGGAAGGTGGAAGACAGATTGTCCTGTTATGCTACTGTAGCTGGTGCGTTACTGATAACTATGTTAATAAAGGTCATTTCTCTCATCTTTTCCTGCGCAGGTTTTCAGCATCCTCACTCTCCAGCTGCTGTTCACCTtcagtgtggtgtgtgtgttcaccTTCTCCAGCGTGGTCAAAGAGGCGGTGCAGAAGAACCTGTGGGCCTATCTCAGCTCCTTCATCATCTTTGTTGTGGTGGCTTTCTCTCTCAGTTTGTGCAAGTCCTTCAGCCGACGTCACCCCTGGAACCTTGTGGGACTGGTGGGTCACAGATACAGAAGTAAAAGATTCAATTTATTTACTGAAGATTGTAAAATATGCTTCATTTATTGTGAAAGCCCCTCATGAAGGTagtttaaaagacaaataacaTAGCTGGATATTAAAGTTTAAACCTTGTAGGTCACTGGGGACATTTTTCACTCAATTTTGTGGCCACCATTATGGTTGTTTCTccaaaacagaagtttttttGTAAGAAAGTATTGCTCATGAGGAACATTGAAATTCCAATTAAAAAGACACTGGGGACAAATTTATCCCCTTTTAGGCACATTAGATGCCAAAAAAGTCTGCTATCAAAGCATTtaaaatttacatattttttcacttttcttggTCAGATAGTGGGATCTTCCCTAAGCAGTCAAAAGATTTCATAGAAGTCTGTTTCATTTGATGATTTTAAAGGAAAACCACAGTTTCCTCTTCACATGTTTTCACACACTCACAAGGTGTTTGAGGTTTTTCTTGGTATGTTAGTTTGGGACAGGCTTTTCTTCTATTATGCTTGTTAAATACTGCATGActaataaaactttaaactaataaaaactgtttcttaaTGGATTTATCTTCAGAATTATGgttacataaaagaaaagcaaataatCTCGATCATAATGTTCTTTATGATCAGTGATGGCTAACCAGACATTTTGTGGCTGCAGGTGGTTGTCACCCTGAGCTTGTCGTACATGGTGGGGACCATCGCCTCCTTTCACAACACCACCGCTGTGGTTATCACTATGGCAGTAACATTGGTCATTACTGTCGCCATCATCGCCTTTACTGCACAGGTTAGAAAACTGGGCCAAGCTGaagttctcatttttattttagatgtcatatgtatttgttttaaacacaGCAGCATGGAAACATCTGAGCACACCTTTTCTTCTGAAATGAGTAttctatttatctttttattaagGGTTCCTTTCCTTGTTCCATTCAAAGAttagtttggttttcttttgatATCAAATTAAACTTACCTTTTCTGTTTTCGCAGTTAATGAATTAAAACTGGACTCTAAACTCTGTCTATGCAACTTCTTTTAGATACAAATGTGTTCTTTTCTCTATGTCTTGTCAAACAATAAATGTCTTTAGCACAGCTGTTCTTCCACAGCTGGAAAagtagacagaaaaacaaatgtgtccCAACATTAAAAAGATGGGAAAATATGCTGAGTTCagctgattaaataaaatgattactCTGAGTAAATCAGTCAAACTGAAGGCTTCAACACTGATTCCATCTGAGAGATTTTATAAGTAAATAAAGATCAGTGTTTTAGAAAACATCTGTAATATACTGTATTACAAATCCAACTGCATGAAGCTATATGAAGTTAATGAATTAGCTGCTATGTTCCTATGTTGTTTCCAGACTCGTTATGATTTTACTATTTGTTATGGCATCCTGTTGATCGTGGCTGTGGACTTCGTCATGTTTGGGTTCTTCTGCACCTTCTACTACTCCTACATCACTGATGTCACCTACGGGTGTCTGGGagctctgctgtattcactggTGAGAACAGATGACAACATACATTAAGATGACAGTGCTGGTATCCAAAGTGATATAGACTTTTATGTGTCTTGCTATAAGTTAGAAAATGCAGCTATGTTGGATATTAGTAATTTGTAGTCCTGGCTACTTCACAAGTGTTAAACATCACTGATTTGTGAGCTAATCAAATCTAATTAAACATCATAGTTTGGACCATGAAGAGTTTGAAAACCCAATTAAAAGGTttgatggtgaaaaaaaaaaaccaaaaaacaatgCATAGAACCAcaataatgttatttatttaattttaaatggataaactgaaatattttaatgttttttaaagagaCAAGTTTAATTtgctacatttttaaaaaatggttgtgtccaaaaaaaactgtaaaatgttgtgtttgcatATAAATGAGTGTGTTCAATCAGAGGCTTCTTCACCTCAGctgcaataaaaacagcttATTCCTGGCCTCAGGAAAAACTCTGCACAATTActtttttacataaaagaaattaaatatactttatttatcccagagggaaattggaATAGTGTTAATGACTAATTACTGGTAACTATTGTTGATGTTTTAATGGCAGTTAATCTGTGAAGCTGTTAATTTGCAATAAATGAGTAGATGTAAGTTTTAAAGAATGAGCAAAGTTTTGAGTTTTGCTTTGCATTTTgcatattaatatttaacagtcagaattttttaacttttttaaattgttcatttttGCATAGGGTTTATTTTAATaccaattttaaaaacacagtacTTAAAGTATgacaaatattaataaaaacaactgtagTGATCAGCTTTGACTTATTGGACAGGTAAATAAATGTACTGATCACATCTTTGTCAGTTGTTAAACAAACTCATACTTAGTTCGAGTTTGATTTCTAGTgttatttttcagtctgttctCAGGTTTTTTAGTTTAGGTTAAgtattttgttgcatttactTCCTGCTCCCATCTTACGTCCTCTGTTACCAATCACCATACCTGCTCCTTATTTAGTCGTTAGCTCCTTCTGTGTAAATACTTTGTGTCTATCCTGTCCCTGTTTGTCTTTATAACTCCAGCTCTACTTTGTCaggtttcagttttgtttatcCTGCCTTTGCTGTGcctgttgtttcttttcagaAATCTTAGCTTAGGAGGTGCTTCCTCCTTGGCACATGACACATTTATAAATGACATTTAAGATGTTTTAAGTCTTtatgaaaagcaaaatcaacATCAACCTAACAGCCTTGAAAGTAAAGGAATTGCCATTTAGTTACACTATCAATGTCTGTATTTTCCCAAGAGTTGAGACAAAGTGTGCTGAATGCAAAATACCTGTATAAATAGAGGTAATCCAACATTAAATCGTCTTGTTGTAAACCTTCCTCCCATCCTCTCCCTTTGCCTCAGTTCCTCATGATCGACTGTCAGCTGATGATGGGGTTGATGAGCCATCGCCTGGATCCAGAGGAATACATCAACGCTGCTCTTATGATTTACCTGGACATAGTCCTCATCTTCCTCTACCTGCTCGGGAGGAGGTGAAAGTGTGTGTACAACACACATAAACCAACAGACACTCCAGCTGATTGAAAAACCTTCATTGCTGTGTATATAACATTTTAAGTGAAAATAATGAAAGATTAATTTCAATAGAAccttttgtctcatttttacATTACCAAGACCTATTTCATCACATCTATGTTGTATAAAAGAGCTCCATCAAAAAGTTGGATCCTGTCATTCAGATGCTGCATTAAATCAAAGAAAACTTAAGTTTTAGAGCAGGGAGGCAAAAACCAAGGcaatttaatatttacaaataCAGCTTTTATTGATACAAGGACATTCACCGTATGAACAAAACATAGTGTAAAATGTGACTTTCTTTATTTCATGCAAGTTCCATCGAGTAATCTGTTTGAATCAATTCATTATAAAATAGCAGAACTTTCAACCTGAAGACAAAGAGTAACAGGTTGTATTTAGAGGATTTAAAGAGTATTATTGGGCTTCATTGCACCAAATTAGGAAAAGATTAGATTATTATAAGGCTGctatttatttctgttcacTGTATTTCAGTGTCTGATCCAAAAAACCCACGGCTGTTAACTTTGGAACTAAATTAAGTCATTTTTTACACagtggaaatgaagaaaaagtccTATGACTTAAGGAGTTTGTATGTCAGTTATTTTGATGAGTATTACatcaataaatgtgttttttttttcccaagtgttgaaaatgttgcttcagttttACACGATAAGTCAATCCAAAACATATTCAAGTAcccagattatttttttccaccagtTGATAAATCAGTTTATTCATGAATTGCTGCAGCTTACTGCCGGCAAAGTCAATATCTGCCAAGTGTGGTGTGGTCTAAATACATATCCCTTAAACTCAGAAAGAAGTGGAGAAAACTGTACATGGAACACGAAGGCGTCCTCTTCGCTTCATGAATGTGGGAGCCCCAGATTTCCACAGTTTTCACCAGAGAGAAGAATAGTTGAACTTGAGCCGCAGCAGGTACTTCATGCGGATCTGTGCTGGATTGTAAACGATGAACTCGTTGTAGAGGAGGGAATAACCGCTGGAGTTACAAGCTCCTGTTTTCACCCCGGGCCCCATTGGCACTGTCACACCATccctgaagaagaaaaagaaaggaaccaTACAGTAATCACATTCATTTAAGGAGATTTTAGTGGTTTTAAcaattatttcttgtttttatataaaatgattAATATTCTAACATTTGCCACAAACAATTATTGtcattatatattaatttatcacTTATTTCCTATATAAAGGAATTATTCTTTGATccataaaatgttataaaatagtaaaaaagcCAACTCAAGTTCTCTAGATTGCATTTGT harbors:
- the si:ch211-284o19.8 gene encoding protein lifeguard 1, encoding MTHGPLEESSRSRVSSTMSETEFLTIKQTPDAPGYNASSPPSYSYQGEQPPPYSAAPATYNPSKPETASTSQPYGGYESFRDIIPEAATETTPIISSLSFDDDTVRRGFVRKVFSILTLQLLFTFSVVCVFTFSSVVKEAVQKNLWAYLSSFIIFVVVAFSLSLCKSFSRRHPWNLVGLVVVTLSLSYMVGTIASFHNTTAVVITMAVTLVITVAIIAFTAQTRYDFTICYGILLIVAVDFVMFGFFCTFYYSYITDVTYGCLGALLYSLFLMIDCQLMMGLMSHRLDPEEYINAALMIYLDIVLIFLYLLGRR